One Helianthus annuus cultivar XRQ/B chromosome 12, HanXRQr2.0-SUNRISE, whole genome shotgun sequence genomic region harbors:
- the LOC110910210 gene encoding ATP synthase subunit beta, mitochondrial has product MASRRLAATLLRSSLHRSPSRSHFTHSTRSARAVSHAHTSTNHFLNRTTTYSTSAAAAPPKSAAATSGEGSSVGKITDEFTGAGSIGQVCQVIGAVVDVRFSEGLPPILTALEVLDNSIRLVLEVAQHLGENMVRTIAMDGTEGLVRGQRVLNTGSPITVPVGRATLGRIINVIGEPIDHRGEIKTDHYLPIHREAPAFVEQATEQQILVTGIKVVDLLAPYQRGGKIGLFGGAGVGKTVLIMELINNVAKAHGGFSVFAGVGERTREGNDLYREMMESGVIKLGDKQSESKCALVYGQMNEPPGARARVGLTGLTVAEHFRDAEGQDVLLFIDNIFRFTQANSEVSALLGRIPSAVGYQPTLATDLGGLQERITTTKKGSITSVQAIYVPADDLTDPAPATTFAHLDATTVLSRQISELGIYPAVDPLDSTSRMLSPHILGEDHYNTARGVQKVLQNYKNLQDIIAILGMDELSEDDKLTVARARKIQRFLSQPFHVAEVFTGAPGKYVELKESIGSFQGVLDGKYDDLPEQSFYMVGGIDEVIAKAEKIAKENA; this is encoded by the exons ATGGCTTCACGGCGGCTCGCCGCCACCCTCCTCCGCTCATCTCTCCACCGATCACCATCCAGATCTCACTTCACTCACTCAACCAGATCCGCACGCGCCGTATCTCACGCCCACACTTCCACCAACCACTTTCTCAACCGTACAACAACCTACTCCACCTCCGCCGCCGCAGCTCCTCCGAAATCGGCCGCTGCAACCTCCGGCGAAGGATCTAGCGTCGGAAAAATCACCGATGAGTTCACCGGCGCCGGCTCGATTGGACAAGTGTGTCAGGTTATCGGTGCTGTTGTTGATGTGAGATTTAGTGAAGGATTGCCGCCGATCCTTACGGCGCTTGAGGTTTTGGATAACTCGATTAGGTTAGTTTTGGAAGTGGCGCAACATTTGGGGGAGAATATGGTGAGGACGATTGCTATGGATGGAACCGAAGGTCTTGTGCGTGGTCAACGTGTGCTTAATACTGGTTCTCCGATCACT GTGCCCGTTGGTAGAGCAACCCTTGGTCGTATCATTAATGTTATTGGAGAGCCTATTGATCATAGAGGCGAAATTA AAACCGATCACTATTTGCCAATCCATAGAGAAGCCCCAGCTTTCGTTGAGCAAGCAACAGAACAACAAATCCTTGTCACTGGAATTAAG GTTGTCGATCTTTTAGCTCCATATCAAAGGGGAGGGAAGATCGGTTTGTTTGGTGGTGCTGGTGTCGGAAAAACCGTACTTATCATGGAACTTATTAACAATGTTGCCAAAGCCCATG GTGGTTTCTCTGTCTTTGCTGGTGTTGGAGAACGTACCCGAGAAGGTAACGATTTGTACCGGGAAATGATGGAAAGTGGTGTCATCAAGCTAGGTGACAAGCAG AGCGAGAGCAAGTGTGCTCTTGTATACGGGCAAATGAATGAACCCCCAGGTGCTCGTGCACGTGTTGGGCTCACCGGATTAACTGTGGCTGAACACTTTAGAGACGCTGAAGGACAAGACGTGCTTCTTTTCATTGATAACATTTTCCGTTTCACCCAG GCTAACTCTGAGGTGTCTGCTTTACTCGGTCGTATTCCATCTGCCGTCGGTTACCAACCGACTTTGGCTACAGATCTTGGAGGTCTTCAAGAACGTATCACAACAACCAAAAAGGGTTCTATTACATCTGTTCAAGCCATTTATGTGCCCGCTGATGATTTAACGGATCCCGCTCCTGCCACAACTTTTGCTCACTTGGACGCCACAACTGTGCTTTCTAGACAG ATCTCCGAACTTGGTATCTACCCTGCTGTGGACCCACTTGATTCCACGTCGCGTATGCTTTCCCCGCACATTTTGGGAGAAGACCATTACAATACAGCTCGTGGTGTACAGAAAGTTCTTCAGAACTACAAGAATCTTCAAGATATTATTGCTATTCTTGGAATGGATGAGCTTAGTGAAGACGACAAGTTGACTGTCGCTCGAGCCCGTAAAATCCAGAGGTTTTTGAGTCAGCCCTTCCATGTCGCTGAAGTTTTCACGGGTGCTCCCGGTAAATATGTCGAACTCAAGGAAAGCATTGGCAGTTTCCAG GGTGTGTTGGATGGGAAGTATGATGACTTACCGGAACAGTCGTTTTACATGGTTGGAGGAATCGACGAGGTTATTGCGAAGGCCGAGAAGATCGCCAAGGAGAATGCTTAG